A stretch of the Aegilops tauschii subsp. strangulata cultivar AL8/78 chromosome 4, Aet v6.0, whole genome shotgun sequence genome encodes the following:
- the LOC109774523 gene encoding uncharacterized protein, giving the protein MTAENRANQQHFPPPPPRDIDNAPATMPPPPSALTASAAASSFLRSLPPPNLSALRPSPSLKRSAGHSRVVARASASGAAAEAETVFFDGGAHYGDLAANLVLGLTLLWLPLTLASVSRALLLRYRFTSRRVTVISGLSGDDRTDFPYSSVREVVVVPRFIGEWGDIVITLKDGTKVDLRSVPRFREVADYCRKMAAAEGGLGTR; this is encoded by the coding sequence ATGACAGCCGAAAACCGAGCGAACCAACAGCACttccctccaccaccaccacgagACATAGATAACGCGCCAGCGaccatgccgccgccgccgtccgccctCACCGCCTCCGCCGCGGCGTCCTCCTTCCTCCGCTCGCTGCCCCCTCCCAACCTCTCCGCCCTCCGGCCTTCCCCATCGCTCAAACGCTCAGCAGGCCACTCCCGCGTGGTCGCGCGGGCCTCTGCGTccggcgccgccgccgaggccgaGACGGTGTTCTTCGATGGCGGCGCGCACTACGGCGACCTGGCGGCGAACCTCGTCCTCGGGCTGACCCTGCTGTGGCTGCCGCTGACCCTCGCCTCCGTGTcccgcgcgctcctcctccggtACCGCTTCACCTCCCGCCGCGTGACCGTCATCTCCGGGCTCTCCGGCGACGACCGCACGGACTTCCCCTACTCGTCGGTgagggaggtggtggtcgtgccGCGGTTCATCGGCGAGTGGGGCGACATCGTCATCACGCTCAAGGACGGCACCAAGGTCGACCTCAGGAGCGTGCCCAGGTTCCGCGAGGTCGCCGACTACTGCCGCAAGATGGCCGCCGCCGAGGGCGGGCTCGGGACCCGGTGA